Proteins encoded in a region of the Triticum dicoccoides isolate Atlit2015 ecotype Zavitan chromosome 3A, WEW_v2.0, whole genome shotgun sequence genome:
- the LOC119267349 gene encoding chaperone protein ClpB1-like, whose protein sequence is MVAETNLCGMFEQRIKDVIRSAEDGDDKVILFIDEMHMLLGAGDSVGGTDAANLLKPALARGRIRCVGATTLNEYHKYIQADAALERRFQKVHVEEPSVEVTIAILKGLKQRYQDHHGLEIQDAALVAAAQLAGRYITDRHFPDKAIDLIDEACAATRIMLDSEREATAARTQIYDKKEVTAQSRSMDALKQEIVGPGHVAQVVSRWTGIPVAAIDQDEKEKLLHLADKLHQRVVGQDEAVNLVAQAVLRSRVGLDQPGKPIGSFLFLGSTGVGKTELAKALAEQLFDSEKTLVRFDMSEYGSIGSVLRLIGAPPGYRGYEDGGQLTEKVKRRPYSIILFDEVEKAHAGVQCFSSTP, encoded by the exons ATGGTTGCCGAGACTAACCTCTGCGGCATGTTTGAGCAGCGCATCAAGGATGTGATAAGGAGCGCCGAGGATGGGGACGACAAGGTGATCCTGTTCATCGATGAGATGCACATGCTTCTTGGTGCTGGTGATAGTGTAGGGGGCACAGATGCTGCCAACCTTCTAAAGCCGGCGCTGGCCCGTGGTCGCATCCGCTGTGTAGGCGCCACGACTCTCAATGAGTACCACAAGTACATTCAGGCTGATGCCGCACTCGAGCGGCGGTTCCAAAAGGTTCATGTTGAGGAGCCGAGTGTTGAGGTGACCATCGCTATTCTGAAGGGGCTTAAACAGAGGTACCAAGACCACCATGGCTTGGAAATTCAGGATGCTGCTCTTGTTGCTGCCGCACAGTTGGCTGGCCGCTATATCACTG ATCGCCACTTTCCCGATAAGGCAATCGATCTGATTGATGAGGCATGCGCTGCCACAAGGATCATGCTTGACAGTGAAAGAGAAGCAACCGCCGCAAGGACACAGATTTACGACAAAAAAGAAGTGACTGCGCAAAGTAGATCTATGGATGCGCTGAAGCAAGAAATTGTTGGTCCAGGTCATGTCGCACAG GTTGTGAGCCGGTGGACTGGAATTCCTGTCGCTGCTATTGATCAAGACGAGAAGGAGAAATTGCTCCACCTTGCTGACAAATTGCATCAGCGAGTTGTTGGCCAGGATGAGGCGGTCAATTTGGTTGCGCAAGCGGTGTTACGTTCCAGGGTCGGCCTTGATCAGCCTGGCAAACCAATAGGTTCTTTTCTCTTTTTGGGCTCGACTGGTGTTGGAAAGACAGAGCTTGCAAAAGCTCTTGCTGAGCAGCTATTCGACAGTGAAAAGACATTGGTTCGCTTTGACATGTCCGAATATGGTTCGATTGGATCTGTGTTGCGCCTCATTGGAGCACCTCCAGG CTATCGTGGTTACGAAGACGGTGGACAACTGACTGAGAAAGTCAAGAGGCGCCCATACAGCATCATCCTCTTTGATGAGGTTGAGAAGGCACATGCCGGTGTTCAATGTTTTTCTTCAACTCCTTGA
- the LOC119267350 gene encoding chaperone protein ClpB1-like produces the protein MTSNLGSKHFAAGMAGEKTIQQVWKRFKPELLNRLSEIVIFEPLSQDKLKAIVEIQMKGVAARVANKGISLHASDAALDVIFSESYEPMYGARPIRRWVQKNVMTAISEMLVKGEAGEGSTISIDATDDKKGLKYEVVTKVADPPGNLSVPALVPPLGDSAEGQR, from the exons ATGACCTCAAATTTAGGATCAAAGCACTTCGCAGCAGGAATGGCTGGAGAAAAGACAATACAACAG GTTTGGAAACGCTTCAAGCCTGAGCTTCTTAACAGGCTGAGTGAGATTGTGATATTTGAGCCGCTTTCACAAGACAAACTGAAGGCGATCGTGGAAATCCAGATGAAGGGCGTTGCTGCCAGAGTAGCTAATAAGGGCATCTCTCTACATGCGAGTGATGCTGCTTTGGATGTCATCTTCTCGGAATCATACGAACCA ATGTATGGTGCAAGGCCTATTAGGAGGTGGGTGCAAAAGAATGTGATGACTGCGATCTCTGAGATGCTAGTCAAAGGAGAAGCTGGCGAAGGCTCAACGATCTCTATTGATGCCACCGATGATAAGAAGGGACTCAAATATGAAGTGGTGACGAAGGTGGCAGATCCACCTGGCAACCTCTCCGTGCCGGCACTAGTGCCTCCTCTAGGTGACTCCGCCGAAGGACAACGGTGA